One genomic segment of Hymenobacter psoromatis includes these proteins:
- a CDS encoding AraC family transcriptional regulator translates to MKKEENIPYKFESLSHLHRVLGLPKPLHPMISLIDNTDNKIETSKLPTTLVSIFYKISYKPDFQGTVRYGQNFYDFDEGGLFFVSPNQLVASDTDNGNHSGYTLFVHPDFFISYPLAKKIKQFGFFSYSANEALHLSDGEKKIIISIFKIMNTELLSRIDDFSQDVVVSQIELLLNYSNRFYKRQFITRKVLNNDLLQKLEEILNIYFNNKNASVPGLLTVQYLSEQLNMSPSYLSDMLRSLTG, encoded by the coding sequence ATGAAAAAGGAAGAAAATATTCCTTATAAGTTTGAATCCTTATCCCATTTACATCGGGTGCTGGGCTTACCAAAGCCTTTGCACCCGATGATAAGTTTGATAGATAATACCGATAATAAAATAGAAACAAGTAAGCTACCCACTACACTTGTTTCTATTTTCTACAAAATTTCGTATAAGCCTGATTTTCAAGGAACAGTTAGATATGGTCAAAATTTTTATGATTTTGATGAAGGAGGATTATTTTTTGTTTCCCCCAATCAACTAGTAGCAAGTGATACCGATAATGGAAATCATTCGGGCTATACTTTGTTCGTTCATCCCGACTTTTTTATTAGCTATCCTTTAGCAAAGAAAATCAAGCAATTTGGGTTCTTTTCTTATTCTGCTAACGAAGCGTTGCATCTATCGGATGGTGAAAAGAAAATAATTATTTCAATTTTTAAAATAATGAATACTGAATTGCTAAGTAGAATTGATGATTTTAGCCAAGACGTAGTTGTTTCGCAAATCGAATTATTATTAAATTACTCTAATCGTTTCTATAAGCGACAATTTATCACACGAAAAGTATTGAATAATGACCTGTTACAAAAACTGGAAGAAATTCTGAATATTTATTTTAATAATAAAAACGCATCAGTTCCGGGGCTGCTAACCGTCCAATATCTTTCTGAACAATTGAATATGTCGCCAAGCTATTTAAGTGATATGCTGCGTTCTCTTACGGGGTAA
- a CDS encoding helix-turn-helix domain-containing protein: MHNRLIEKAKEKLSTTELTVAEIAYQLGFEYSQSFSRLFKAKTKLSPLEFRQSFN, translated from the coding sequence ATACACAATAGACTTATTGAAAAAGCAAAAGAAAAATTATCTACCACCGAATTAACTGTTGCTGAAATTGCCTACCAGTTAGGCTTTGAATATTCGCAGTCTTTTAGTAGATTATTTAAAGCAAAAACGAAGCTTTCACCGCTGGAATTTAGACAATCTTTCAATTAA
- a CDS encoding glycoside hydrolase family 2 protein: MDDFTPANYGLSATPEAELAQETNNELPRAVLRPGHHFLLDGTWRFAIDLDDIGLTEDWEQGYDYRLSAQWPGSIEEHLVAAHAGGPTAWQDKIVAWYEREFTLPEVAENKDRTLFQLTFGACGYETRVWLNGQLLTTIEGEAVHYGEYTSFTYELPEEHLRATNRLTVRIADTMDAETTRGKQESHVYKRGGIWYQTQSGAVRSVWLETVERNRLRSRVGVVSTIEDCLVRFNLTLRIHDAGDYLVRLQVFGTDGAAATAPLAVSDFPLPLAEGQHEQRLSLEVPGAEVWCPEHPHRYRLVAQLIDNTGYAAQIEARFGLRKIESRGRKVYLNNEPIYLDGILYQPGTATYAEMRRHMHAMKALGCNLVRVHIAGIDPRIYNLADELGLLLWVEVPSPHSSTPRSRENHRAELLRMLSLMETHPSIVIWSLYNEDWGAQDIATNPATRRYIVQMYHYMQLSHPQFLVIDNDGWHHISHQGQLKSDLLTAHLYTPDLGRWRELLDRLIHGEMQGTAAFPLVVGDPYFYRGQRPLLVSEWGGFGFSDYGGPQDAEARTNSIRDFKRELRARPIAGDVYTQATNIEDERNGLIGFHSGELEVPAGLLHSEPGQPG; the protein is encoded by the coding sequence CAAGGCTACGACTACCGCCTCAGCGCGCAGTGGCCCGGCTCGATTGAGGAGCACTTGGTGGCCGCCCACGCCGGCGGCCCCACGGCCTGGCAAGACAAGATAGTGGCCTGGTATGAACGCGAATTTACCCTGCCCGAGGTGGCCGAGAATAAGGACCGGACGCTCTTCCAGCTCACGTTCGGGGCCTGTGGCTACGAAACACGGGTCTGGCTCAATGGCCAGCTGCTCACCACCATTGAGGGCGAGGCCGTGCACTACGGCGAGTACACGTCCTTCACCTACGAGCTGCCCGAGGAGCACCTGCGCGCCACTAACCGCCTTACGGTGCGCATTGCCGATACAATGGACGCCGAAACGACCCGCGGCAAGCAGGAATCGCACGTGTACAAGCGCGGCGGCATCTGGTACCAGACGCAATCGGGGGCCGTGCGCTCGGTGTGGCTCGAAACCGTGGAGCGCAACCGCCTGCGCTCGCGGGTGGGGGTAGTAAGCACGATTGAGGACTGTCTGGTGCGCTTCAACCTGACGCTGCGCATCCACGATGCGGGCGACTACCTAGTGCGCCTGCAGGTATTCGGGACCGATGGCGCGGCCGCCACCGCGCCGCTGGCAGTTTCCGATTTTCCCCTACCCCTGGCCGAGGGTCAGCACGAGCAGCGCCTGAGCCTGGAAGTGCCGGGGGCCGAAGTCTGGTGCCCCGAACACCCGCACCGCTACCGCCTAGTGGCCCAATTGATTGACAACACCGGCTATGCGGCCCAGATTGAGGCGCGCTTCGGGCTGCGCAAAATCGAGTCACGCGGCCGCAAGGTGTACCTCAACAACGAGCCGATTTACCTCGACGGCATCCTCTACCAGCCCGGCACGGCCACCTACGCCGAGATGCGCCGCCACATGCATGCCATGAAGGCGCTGGGCTGCAACCTGGTGCGGGTGCACATTGCCGGCATCGACCCGCGCATCTACAACCTGGCCGACGAGCTGGGCCTGCTGCTGTGGGTAGAAGTGCCCAGCCCGCACAGCAGCACGCCCCGCAGCCGCGAAAACCACCGCGCCGAGCTGCTACGCATGCTGAGCCTGATGGAAACCCACCCCAGCATCGTCATCTGGAGCCTCTACAACGAGGACTGGGGTGCCCAGGACATTGCCACTAACCCGGCCACCCGGCGCTACATCGTGCAGATGTACCACTACATGCAACTGTCGCACCCGCAGTTTCTGGTGATTGACAACGACGGCTGGCACCACATCTCCCACCAGGGCCAGTTGAAATCGGACCTGCTCACGGCCCACCTCTACACCCCCGACCTGGGCCGCTGGCGCGAACTGCTCGACCGCCTCATCCACGGCGAAATGCAGGGCACGGCCGCCTTCCCGCTCGTGGTCGGCGACCCCTACTTCTACCGCGGCCAGCGTCCGCTATTGGTGAGCGAATGGGGCGGCTTCGGCTTCTCGGACTATGGCGGCCCGCAGGATGCCGAGGCCCGCACCAACAGCATCCGCGACTTCAAGCGCGAGCTGCGCGCCCGCCCCATCGCGGGCGATGTGTACACCCAAGCCACCAACATTGAGGACGAGCGCAACGGGCTAATTGGCTTCCACTCGGGCGAGTTGGAGGTGCCGGCGGGGCTGCTGCACTCGGAGCCGGGGCAGCCGGGGTAG